A DNA window from Niabella yanshanensis contains the following coding sequences:
- the metG gene encoding methionine--tRNA ligase → MSEFNRVLVTAALPYANGPIHIGHLAGCYVPADIYVRFLRAQNKDVKFIGGSDEHGVPITIRAMKEGVSPQQIVDRYHEQIKHSFEQMGISFDIYSRTSSPVHHETAAAFFKKLYDDGLFEEKESEQYYDEKTNTFLADRYIVGTCPVCGNGNAFGDQCEKCGSSLSPEQLIDPRSALSDAIPVKKKTKHWYFPLQNYEAFLKKWILEGHTEWKNNVFGQCKSWLDSGLQSRAMTRDSNWGIKVPLPDAEGKVLYVWFDAPIGYISATKELTENWADYWCKEDTKLVHFIGKDNIVFHCIIFPAMLKAHGNFVLPDNVPANEFLNIEGDKVSTSRNWAVWVHEYIKDFPGCEDVLRYVLCANAPENKDNDFTWKDFQDRNNNELASIFGNFVNRTFVLMHKLCGGKVPKLHTGVLDEKDKSIIADIEAAKAKVQTALENYRFRDALYEAIDLSRKGNKYMQEKEPWIVAKKLVEDPEAQKSIDNCLHLCLQLTANLAILINPFLPATAKKMLHMMKVVDKMLDWDNAGKINLLSVGYSLRAPEILFRKIEDAEIEAQIQKLKAGSQQKPEAPAKEAEAKVESAEAVSALKPEIVFDDFAKIDLRSGTILSAEKVEKADKLLKLQVDLGFEKRTIVSGIAQHFDADTIAGKRVIVVANLAPRKMRGIESNGMILMAEDAEGKLIFVNGEEGAVNGSKVS, encoded by the coding sequence ATGAGTGAATTTAACAGAGTGCTGGTTACTGCCGCGTTGCCTTATGCAAACGGTCCCATACATATCGGGCATTTAGCGGGCTGCTATGTCCCTGCAGATATTTACGTAAGATTTTTACGTGCTCAAAATAAAGATGTAAAGTTTATTGGCGGAAGTGATGAACACGGCGTTCCTATTACGATCAGGGCTATGAAAGAGGGGGTATCTCCTCAACAAATTGTAGACCGGTACCATGAGCAGATCAAACACAGTTTTGAACAAATGGGGATTTCGTTCGATATCTACTCGCGAACCTCAAGCCCGGTGCATCATGAAACGGCAGCGGCGTTCTTTAAGAAGTTATACGATGATGGTTTGTTTGAAGAAAAAGAGAGCGAGCAGTATTATGATGAGAAAACAAATACTTTTTTAGCCGATCGTTATATAGTAGGTACCTGCCCGGTTTGTGGTAATGGTAACGCATTTGGTGATCAGTGTGAAAAATGCGGTAGCTCTTTATCGCCTGAACAACTGATTGACCCGCGTAGTGCGCTGAGCGATGCGATACCGGTTAAAAAGAAAACAAAGCACTGGTATTTCCCGTTACAGAATTATGAAGCGTTCCTGAAAAAATGGATACTCGAAGGGCATACTGAATGGAAAAATAATGTATTCGGGCAGTGTAAGAGCTGGCTGGATAGCGGCCTCCAAAGCCGTGCCATGACCCGCGATAGCAATTGGGGTATTAAAGTTCCTTTGCCTGACGCAGAAGGTAAAGTGTTATATGTTTGGTTTGACGCACCTATCGGTTATATTTCTGCAACAAAGGAATTAACAGAAAACTGGGCAGACTACTGGTGTAAAGAAGACACTAAGCTGGTTCATTTTATCGGTAAAGATAATATTGTGTTCCATTGTATCATATTCCCGGCTATGCTTAAAGCACATGGCAATTTTGTATTGCCGGATAACGTACCGGCCAATGAGTTTTTGAACATTGAAGGAGATAAGGTATCAACCAGCCGTAACTGGGCAGTTTGGGTACATGAATACATTAAAGATTTCCCCGGTTGTGAAGATGTATTGCGTTATGTGCTTTGCGCCAATGCTCCCGAAAATAAAGACAATGATTTCACCTGGAAAGATTTCCAGGACCGGAACAATAATGAGCTGGCATCTATCTTCGGAAACTTTGTGAACCGTACGTTTGTATTGATGCATAAATTATGTGGGGGCAAAGTGCCTAAACTGCATACAGGCGTGCTAGATGAAAAAGACAAATCGATCATTGCAGACATAGAAGCAGCGAAGGCAAAAGTTCAAACTGCCCTCGAAAACTATCGTTTCAGAGATGCGCTATACGAGGCTATCGACCTGAGTCGTAAGGGTAACAAATACATGCAGGAAAAAGAACCCTGGATTGTTGCTAAAAAGCTGGTCGAAGATCCGGAGGCGCAGAAAAGCATTGATAACTGTTTGCACCTGTGCCTGCAGTTAACCGCCAACCTGGCTATCCTGATCAACCCATTTTTGCCGGCTACCGCTAAAAAAATGCTGCATATGATGAAAGTGGTGGATAAAATGCTGGATTGGGACAATGCCGGAAAGATCAATTTGCTGAGCGTGGGTTATTCTTTAAGGGCGCCTGAAATTTTGTTCAGGAAAATTGAAGATGCGGAAATAGAAGCGCAGATACAGAAATTAAAAGCCGGAAGCCAGCAAAAACCTGAAGCTCCGGCTAAAGAAGCGGAAGCAAAGGTCGAAAGCGCTGAGGCTGTATCTGCTTTAAAGCCTGAGATTGTTTTTGATGATTTCGCTAAAATAGACCTAAGATCAGGAACCATACTCTCAGCAGAAAAAGTAGAGAAAGCCGATAAACTTTTAAAGCTGCAGGTGGACCTTGGCTTTGAAAAAAGAACTATAGTGTCGGGTATTGCCCAGCATTTTGATGCGGATACGATAGCTGGTAAAAGGGTAATAGTGGTAGCAAACCTGGCTCCCCGTAAAATGAGAGGCATAGAAAGCAACGGGATGATTTTAATGGCTGAAGATGCGGAAGGCAAGCTGATATTTGTGAACGGAGAAGAGGGGGCTGTTAATGGAAGTAAGGTGAGCTAG
- a CDS encoding sensor histidine kinase — protein sequence MGEKILMFFFSTIGPVSFQAWGIFNKSRLSTKIAVWSTIPVNTFFSRASIVILILLMEKYPFIFSDEGKYRIRRHVAFWTFWWIFQAFLYSFIAWNSNGRYNERLIIAFIESFIFTWSHMFLAYALMYFVIPRFLLQQRYYATAVLTIALFLATAWISVLLGNYIINPIINILADQGYVFRDEMKPIIIHRSMMGVLRGGLTTAGIAAAIKLMKHWYVKEQRNLQLQKENVESQLQLLKAQVHPHFLFNTLNNIYSHTQDTAPVAAKLITGLSDILRFILYEGNNALVPLSRELQMIRDYIDLEKIRYGNRLELHLDLPDQTDELYITPLLLLPLVENSFKHGASSMLDQPWINMKVSINGNRMHMKLVNGKTGVPQPAKSSGIGIRNVKTRLALLYPGKHEFTITNEEEVFILNMKVELERKSKPSVVKTVSPVIEQLQKQV from the coding sequence GTGGGTGAAAAGATATTAATGTTTTTCTTTAGCACAATTGGCCCCGTGTCTTTCCAGGCATGGGGCATTTTCAATAAAAGCCGTTTGTCGACGAAAATTGCAGTTTGGTCAACTATTCCTGTAAATACTTTTTTCAGCCGTGCTTCCATTGTAATTTTAATATTGTTAATGGAAAAGTACCCTTTTATATTTTCTGACGAAGGGAAGTACCGCATCAGGCGACATGTGGCGTTTTGGACATTCTGGTGGATATTTCAGGCTTTTTTATATTCTTTTATTGCCTGGAACAGCAATGGACGTTATAATGAGCGGTTGATTATTGCTTTTATTGAGTCTTTTATATTTACCTGGAGCCATATGTTTCTGGCTTATGCGCTAATGTACTTTGTGATTCCGCGTTTCCTGTTACAGCAACGTTATTATGCTACCGCTGTTTTAACGATTGCCTTGTTCCTCGCAACAGCCTGGATTTCCGTATTGCTGGGTAATTACATCATTAACCCTATTATCAATATATTGGCCGATCAGGGATATGTTTTTCGTGACGAAATGAAGCCTATTATTATCCATCGGTCGATGATGGGTGTCTTGCGGGGTGGCCTTACGACCGCAGGTATTGCAGCTGCTATCAAGTTGATGAAGCACTGGTATGTTAAAGAGCAGCGCAACCTGCAGCTTCAAAAAGAAAATGTAGAGTCTCAACTTCAACTATTAAAGGCACAGGTGCATCCGCATTTTTTGTTCAATACCTTAAATAATATTTATTCCCATACACAGGATACCGCACCGGTGGCTGCTAAACTCATCACCGGTTTGTCAGATATCCTCCGGTTTATCCTGTATGAAGGTAATAACGCTTTGGTTCCTTTAAGCAGGGAGTTACAGATGATACGGGACTATATCGACCTGGAAAAAATAAGATATGGAAACCGTTTGGAACTGCATCTCGATTTACCTGACCAAACGGATGAGCTGTATATAACTCCATTGTTGTTGCTGCCACTGGTAGAGAATTCTTTTAAACATGGGGCGAGCAGTATGTTAGATCAGCCATGGATCAACATGAAGGTAAGCATCAATGGCAATCGTATGCACATGAAACTGGTGAACGGTAAAACCGGGGTTCCGCAGCCCGCAAAATCTTCAGGCATTGGTATCCGGAATGTAAAAACGAGATTGGCCTTACTCTACCCGGGCAAGCATGAATTTACTATCACCAATGAGGAAGAAGTGTTTATCCTGAATATGAAAGTGGAACTGGAGCGAAAATCAAAACCGTCTGTGGTGAAAACTGTTTCCCCGGTAATTGAACAGCTACAAAAACAAGTATGA
- a CDS encoding LytR/AlgR family response regulator transcription factor, giving the protein MIRCLIVDDEPLARDVIRRYISEISTLELVGECANAIQAFTALQQQPIDLLFLDIRMPQLNGNDFLKALKNPPKVIFTTAFSEYALEGYELDVVDYLVKPIPFERFLKAVNKAYHFTDIRPVTRPVVEEKRSESFVYFRVDRKMVKVMLGDILYIESMKDYVKIFTKGAMIVTKQPISSVEEMLPEQDFIRTHRSFIVSVQKITSYTQELLEVDKTEIPIGKLYRNEVMKVLDYRTDHLKQR; this is encoded by the coding sequence ATGATACGTTGCCTGATAGTAGATGATGAGCCCCTGGCCAGAGATGTGATCAGGCGATACATCTCGGAGATATCCACGCTGGAACTCGTTGGCGAATGTGCCAATGCCATCCAGGCATTTACGGCTTTACAACAACAGCCTATTGATCTGCTTTTCCTCGATATACGTATGCCGCAGCTAAATGGAAATGATTTTCTAAAAGCATTAAAAAATCCACCCAAAGTTATTTTTACAACAGCCTTTTCGGAGTATGCATTGGAAGGCTACGAGTTGGATGTGGTGGACTACCTGGTAAAACCCATCCCGTTTGAACGTTTTTTAAAAGCTGTTAACAAAGCCTACCATTTTACCGACATCAGACCTGTGACAAGGCCTGTTGTTGAAGAGAAGCGATCAGAGTCATTCGTATACTTCCGGGTTGATCGAAAAATGGTTAAAGTAATGCTGGGCGATATTTTATATATTGAGAGCATGAAGGACTATGTAAAAATATTTACCAAGGGAGCAATGATTGTAACCAAGCAACCGATCAGTTCAGTGGAGGAAATGCTGCCCGAGCAGGATTTTATCAGAACGCACCGGTCCTTTATTGTATCAGTACAAAAAATCACTTCTTACACCCAGGAGCTGCTGGAGGTTGATAAAACAGAAATTCCTATAGGAAAGTTGTACAGGAATGAGGTGATGAAAGTATTAGATTACCGTACCGACCATCTAAAGCAGCGCTAA
- a CDS encoding AsmA family protein — MKTKINLRELKLKKLRFKRLRYRTMLILLGVVATVVLAFNFWFIDHAEEALEQIVYSQSKGKLKLKVAQFKFNWIKNKIELQDASIFSTDTTAATSYAVNSKNISIKARGFLPLLFNREILIDSIRLVSPGVVFTRNRPRNKVKDTTSDNTFSVAEEMGRISKSITNAINVLQIDKFRLDDGSFSLVDKTRAGEKPFAVSNIFIQLDNLQVDTTTGKKGQQKISFTDNIAVRTFNQNIAFPGGRHFIAFKDFRVNLQNQRVEFDSCTLRAVKGDSSRTAFKIFFDKLQLTNINFDSLYSSETIIADSVYCSRPQIFLDIDSDRKENGKKKEKKVGVERVDAVIQQLLGDMRLGYVGVKNADIDVNTIKKGRISTFSSRDNNFEIYKLAVRQNETRPISLDKFVMSLHNYENVIRDGRYAIAFDSVRFEDDIINLSQFSFKELDKGKTVKSLSMPSFQVRGLSWESLLYENVFSAQSATFYDPKVNYTLNGDKKRSRSKNLFETLNSVDDVMDLKNLGIYRGDIQLNFSKGGSLHLINTNLDLRANDFTSADRIKNVQRSVNVLSFDKGVFQKGTLTANLNQVHLSENKSGLRATSMDIKGNDIQASAHNIFIGSVILDSANQSILVDGVKWNRATVRMTRSSKKNTTTTVKKNKTPLVLRQIRGANTSLDLTLDAHYITGSFNAILLNEFIKNATGRPEIKGLSLDGQNVLVQGPDLRVSVDRLDIKDKTHSVIEGIELQQQNQFDTIMAVIPRLAIIPNITEIVSGNLTLQGLVLQEPKVTATIGNKEGIAKKEKKATTIELGSALLQKPDIDLTLINKQDSVSSLRWDGTKLNSYLKITNLKSTPETPLKADQIKMFLTNFEFITARARKYATNDNKLNIELNDVVVTKNGDGKMDWKTNLNILSLEKLAFDSLGKNNAVLELDKGDVRNVALNSKYVGSVGDIITNSPHLSINGTNGKFATGKNTLKWYGFTVKDRVLGVDSFSLVPKQSVEEYRIAKAYNEDYLSIKTGKIIGGPIDLEKYNHDSILSIGRIELNDVDLFTFKDKLQPDTAKRYKPLPAEMLLGLKSSLNIDSVKLNNMHVTYWEINPNTDTLGIIPVSNLNVLMRNIKNYDIQPNDSIYILASADVLDQLHTTLDVSQSYSDTTGYMRMNLTTGPMDLAQFNTVLVPLVGAKVFDGQLQSLQVNAVGTNDAALGSAYMRYRGLKVGLLNKKDLPNQTFMNKLVSRIAMAFVVRKNNRGKESLVFFERWQDKSPINYIIKTTLEGIKSGIGLPGGKKKLRKYNKKIAATKK, encoded by the coding sequence TTGAAAACGAAAATTAATTTAAGAGAACTAAAGCTGAAAAAACTACGGTTTAAAAGGCTCCGGTACCGTACTATGCTTATTTTACTGGGCGTAGTGGCTACTGTTGTTCTTGCCTTTAATTTTTGGTTTATCGATCACGCCGAGGAAGCGCTTGAGCAAATTGTATACTCACAATCAAAGGGAAAGTTAAAGCTCAAAGTAGCTCAATTCAAATTTAACTGGATCAAAAATAAAATTGAATTGCAGGACGCATCTATTTTCAGTACGGATACTACAGCTGCTACCAGCTATGCAGTTAATTCAAAGAACATCAGTATAAAGGCCCGTGGGTTTCTACCACTGCTTTTTAACAGGGAAATTCTAATTGATTCAATAAGGCTGGTTTCTCCGGGAGTTGTTTTCACACGAAATAGGCCCAGGAATAAAGTTAAAGACACCACCAGCGACAATACATTTTCTGTAGCAGAAGAGATGGGGCGTATATCTAAGTCGATAACGAATGCGATCAATGTGCTTCAGATAGACAAATTCAGATTGGATGATGGTAGTTTTTCTCTGGTCGATAAAACAAGAGCAGGGGAAAAACCATTTGCAGTAAGTAATATCTTTATTCAGCTTGATAACCTGCAGGTAGATACCACCACGGGGAAAAAGGGGCAGCAAAAAATATCCTTTACCGACAATATAGCGGTTAGAACCTTTAATCAAAATATTGCTTTTCCGGGAGGAAGACATTTCATCGCTTTTAAAGATTTTAGGGTGAACCTGCAGAACCAGCGGGTGGAATTTGACAGTTGTACTTTAAGGGCAGTAAAGGGCGACAGCTCGCGCACCGCGTTTAAAATATTTTTCGACAAGTTACAATTAACCAATATCAATTTTGATTCTTTATATAGTTCCGAAACGATTATTGCAGATTCTGTGTATTGCAGCCGTCCACAGATCTTCCTGGATATTGATAGTGACCGGAAGGAGAACGGCAAAAAGAAGGAGAAGAAAGTGGGCGTGGAAAGAGTGGATGCTGTGATCCAGCAATTATTAGGTGATATGCGCCTGGGATATGTAGGAGTTAAGAATGCTGACATTGATGTGAACACTATTAAAAAAGGACGAATCAGTACTTTTTCATCCAGGGATAACAACTTTGAAATATATAAGCTAGCCGTTAGGCAAAATGAAACCAGGCCTATTTCGCTGGATAAGTTTGTAATGTCATTGCACAATTATGAAAACGTCATAAGAGATGGGCGTTACGCTATTGCTTTTGACAGTGTACGTTTTGAAGATGATATCATTAATCTGAGCCAGTTTAGCTTTAAGGAACTGGATAAAGGGAAAACTGTTAAAAGCCTTTCAATGCCGAGTTTCCAGGTAAGAGGTCTTTCATGGGAATCTCTTTTGTATGAAAATGTATTTTCAGCGCAGAGCGCTACATTCTATGATCCCAAAGTGAATTATACACTAAATGGCGATAAAAAGAGAAGCAGGTCTAAGAACCTGTTTGAAACTTTAAATAGTGTAGATGATGTAATGGATCTTAAAAACCTGGGTATTTACCGTGGAGATATTCAATTGAATTTTAGTAAGGGCGGTTCTTTACATCTCATTAATACCAACCTTGATTTGCGGGCCAACGATTTTACCAGCGCTGACAGGATAAAAAATGTACAACGGTCGGTAAACGTCCTGAGCTTTGACAAAGGTGTTTTCCAAAAAGGCACCCTGACGGCTAATCTGAACCAGGTACATCTGTCAGAAAATAAAAGCGGGTTGCGTGCGACCAGCATGGATATAAAAGGAAATGATATACAAGCCAGTGCGCATAATATTTTTATCGGGTCGGTTATTTTAGATAGTGCGAATCAAAGTATTTTAGTTGACGGGGTAAAATGGAATAGAGCTACCGTGCGTATGACACGGTCTTCTAAAAAAAATACAACCACAACCGTTAAAAAGAACAAAACGCCTTTAGTGCTTCGCCAAATTCGGGGCGCTAATACATCGCTGGATCTTACTTTGGATGCGCACTACATCACAGGTAGCTTTAATGCCATTCTTTTAAATGAATTTATAAAGAACGCAACGGGCAGGCCGGAAATAAAAGGGCTGAGCCTTGACGGACAGAATGTGTTAGTACAGGGGCCTGACCTTCGTGTTTCGGTTGATAGGCTCGACATTAAAGATAAAACACATAGTGTAATAGAAGGTATTGAGTTGCAGCAGCAAAACCAGTTCGACACTATTATGGCGGTGATACCACGGCTTGCGATCATCCCTAATATTACTGAAATCGTAAGCGGTAATCTTACCCTGCAGGGACTGGTGTTACAGGAGCCCAAAGTAACGGCAACGATTGGCAATAAAGAGGGCATTGCTAAAAAAGAAAAAAAAGCTACTACCATTGAACTTGGAAGCGCCTTGCTGCAAAAGCCGGATATCGATCTGACCCTGATTAATAAGCAGGATTCTGTCAGCTCCCTAAGGTGGGATGGAACAAAGCTGAATAGTTATTTAAAGATCACCAATCTGAAGTCTACCCCGGAAACCCCGCTCAAGGCCGATCAGATCAAGATGTTTCTTACCAATTTTGAATTCATCACCGCCAGGGCAAGGAAGTACGCTACGAATGATAACAAACTTAATATTGAGTTAAACGATGTTGTAGTAACCAAGAACGGCGATGGTAAAATGGATTGGAAGACTAACCTCAATATTCTATCACTAGAGAAACTGGCTTTTGATAGTCTTGGTAAGAACAATGCGGTGCTTGAGCTGGATAAGGGTGATGTAAGAAATGTAGCATTAAACTCCAAGTACGTGGGTAGTGTGGGCGATATCATCACCAACAGCCCGCATCTGAGCATCAACGGTACTAATGGTAAATTCGCAACAGGAAAAAATACGCTGAAGTGGTATGGATTTACCGTGAAAGACCGCGTATTGGGCGTCGATTCATTCAGCCTTGTTCCAAAACAATCGGTTGAAGAATACCGTATCGCAAAAGCTTACAATGAGGACTACCTGAGCATTAAAACGGGAAAGATCATTGGCGGTCCCATCGATCTTGAAAAATACAATCATGACAGTATTTTAAGCATTGGCCGGATTGAGTTGAATGATGTGGATCTTTTTACGTTTAAAGATAAACTGCAACCCGATACTGCTAAAAGGTATAAGCCATTGCCCGCAGAAATGTTGCTTGGCTTAAAAAGCAGTTTGAATATTGATAGTGTGAAGCTGAACAATATGCATGTAACTTATTGGGAAATTAACCCGAATACCGATACGTTAGGCATTATACCCGTTTCTAACCTTAATGTGTTAATGCGGAATATCAAAAACTATGATATTCAACCCAACGATAGTATTTACATACTGGCTTCTGCCGATGTGCTGGATCAGCTACACACAACCCTCGATGTAAGCCAGTCTTACAGCGATACTACCGGGTATATGCGGATGAACCTTACAACCGGGCCTATGGATCTGGCGCAATTCAACACAGTGCTGGTTCCCCTGGTTGGTGCAAAGGTCTTTGATGGCCAATTACAAAGTTTACAGGTAAATGCTGTTGGTACCAATGATGCGGCATTGGGTTCTGCATATATGCGCTATAGGGGACTTAAGGTTGGACTACTCAATAAAAAAGATCTGCCTAACCAGACTTTTATGAATAAACTGGTAAGTAGAATTGCGATGGCTTTTGTGGTGAGAAAGAATAACCGGGGAAAAGAGTCGCTGGTATTTTTTGAGCGATGGCAGGATAAGTCTCCTATCAACTATATCATTAAAACTACGCTGGAAGGTATTAAATCAGGCATCGGTTTGCCGGGAGGCAAAAAGAAACTGAGGAAATACAATAAAAAAATAGCAGCAACAAAGAAATAG
- a CDS encoding GNAT family N-acetyltransferase, with product MKTISMPDDFYIEGYRFSFSKEAIPKDTVYDYLSLASYWAKGISMELVERSIENSICLGIYADKGLLAGFGRMITDQAVFAYLADIFILEAHRGKGLSKVMVQAFCDLAEQFQVRRTMLATLDAQGLYAQFNFEQLTNPERFMTRSGVAY from the coding sequence ATGAAAACGATCTCTATGCCGGACGACTTTTATATTGAAGGGTACCGGTTCTCATTCAGTAAAGAGGCAATTCCTAAAGATACAGTTTACGATTATTTGTCCCTGGCAAGTTATTGGGCTAAAGGCATCTCAATGGAACTGGTTGAACGATCTATTGAAAATTCAATTTGCCTGGGTATCTATGCTGATAAAGGTTTGTTAGCCGGTTTTGGCCGGATGATTACTGACCAGGCAGTATTTGCTTACCTGGCTGATATTTTTATACTGGAAGCCCATCGTGGTAAAGGGTTGTCGAAAGTAATGGTTCAGGCATTCTGCGACCTGGCGGAGCAATTTCAGGTGAGGCGCACTATGCTGGCTACGCTTGATGCGCAAGGATTGTATGCGCAATTTAATTTTGAGCAACTCACTAATCCTGAGCGATTCATGACCCGTAGCGGAGTGGCCTACTAG
- a CDS encoding cysteine desulfurase family protein: protein MDRIYLDNAATTSLDKEVLDAMLPYMTTHFGNPSSIYSYGRETRLAVENARKTVARLLGAHPGEIFFTSGGTEANNTAILASLRDLGCKHIITSPIEHHAVLHTVSHYSNDSVSHSYVKLLPDGHVDLKNLEEQLANAGVKCLVSLMHANNEIGNLLSMNAVSALCKKYDALFHSDCVQTVGHYPIDLSRIQVDFISAAGHKFHGPKGTGILYVSRELQVKPMIHGGGQERNMRAGTENIYGIVGFAKALELAMLNYEKDSVYITSLKSYMTAQLLEKIPSVSFNGDYAGSSLYTVLNASFPLTERSEMLLFNLDINNICVSGGSACSSGANQGSHVINIVSGDPNKVAIRFSFCRHNTKEEIDHVIEKLKELL, encoded by the coding sequence ATGGATAGAATTTATTTAGATAATGCGGCAACTACCTCATTAGACAAAGAGGTGCTTGATGCTATGTTGCCTTATATGACCACTCATTTTGGCAATCCTTCTTCTATTTATTCTTATGGAAGGGAGACGCGCTTGGCGGTAGAGAATGCACGTAAAACCGTTGCCAGGCTGCTGGGAGCGCATCCTGGTGAAATTTTCTTTACCAGCGGTGGTACGGAGGCCAACAATACCGCCATACTGGCTTCTTTGCGGGACCTGGGCTGTAAACATATCATTACATCACCCATAGAACATCATGCGGTATTGCATACGGTTTCCCATTACAGCAATGATAGTGTTTCGCATAGTTACGTAAAATTATTGCCTGATGGGCATGTGGATTTAAAGAATCTGGAAGAGCAATTAGCCAATGCAGGTGTTAAATGTCTTGTCAGCCTGATGCACGCTAATAATGAAATTGGCAATTTGCTGAGCATGAATGCAGTGAGCGCCCTATGCAAAAAATATGACGCGCTGTTTCATTCGGACTGCGTGCAAACTGTGGGGCATTACCCCATAGATTTAAGCCGCATACAGGTTGATTTTATTTCTGCTGCCGGTCATAAATTCCATGGTCCGAAGGGAACGGGTATTTTATATGTGAGTCGTGAGTTGCAGGTAAAGCCCATGATACATGGTGGCGGCCAGGAGCGAAACATGCGGGCAGGTACCGAGAATATTTACGGCATTGTTGGGTTTGCCAAAGCGTTGGAACTGGCAATGTTAAACTATGAAAAGGATTCGGTGTATATCACATCACTTAAAAGCTATATGACAGCGCAGTTGCTGGAAAAAATACCTTCGGTAAGTTTTAACGGTGATTATGCCGGCAGTTCTCTCTACACGGTTTTAAATGCATCCTTTCCGTTAACCGAAAGATCGGAGATGTTATTGTTCAATCTTGATATTAATAATATCTGTGTTTCGGGTGGCAGCGCCTGTAGCAGCGGCGCCAACCAGGGCTCGCATGTCATCAATATTGTTAGCGGCGACCCCAACAAAGTAGCTATACGTTTTTCCTTTTGCAGGCATAATACAAAAGAGGAGATAGACCACGTAATTGAGAAACTTAAGGAGTTGCTGTAG